The following proteins come from a genomic window of Neoarius graeffei isolate fNeoGra1 chromosome 26, fNeoGra1.pri, whole genome shotgun sequence:
- the LOC132874116 gene encoding uncharacterized protein LOC132874116 — protein sequence MSTRNLEENCNFLDNEESQSDLRPCEKDTLQSQQEVEDIFSVTSGSPCPIKDAQANSKTKDDEQSDMLSGQPLDKPGILTHLHHTSPLESIRELAEMEETSEGRSPCDGAVRIKDACKEPCPKNHDVLERTALGQNSNTQLDLVDTYSSMEDVPVGSCPPEDTSYIALIPGHLEWCSSTVSDNQKEMAGYQLTSSHTSSDILEVQLDHQFTITPLQNHQQDSFHPQIDVKVNTITDEAEDNNSNLEEVYGPICEKEDSVANQTLIEVLTTCESRVEQLEELKSSSIEMSAQLQSARVLAARLHQKVLNLEHECHLKDKELHDLTVHLEKTSEALQARNSEMAAVTEELHRLHLELEVQKKTAATDRTVSANGQLGPNAHQRNGSSKVCTLL from the exons ATGTCAACTAGAAACCTAGAAGAAAATTGCAACTTTCTAGATAATGAAGAAAGTCAATCAGATCTGAGACCATGTGAAAAGGATACCTTACAATCCCAACAGGAGGTGGAGGATATATTCAGTGTTACTTCAGGAAGTCCATGTCCGATCAAGGATGCTCAAGCTAACAGTAAAACCAAAGACGATGAACAGTCTGACATGCTCTCAGGCCAGCCTTTGGACAAACCAGGAATCCTGACACACCTACATCATACATCACCTCTGGAGTCAATCAGAGAACTAGCAGAAATGGAAGAAACCAGTGAAGGTCGAAGTCCATGTGATGGAGCAGTTCGAATTAAGGACGCATGCAAAGAACCATGCCCAAAGAACCATGATGTATTAGAAAGGACCGCTTTGGGACAAAATTCCAACACGCAACTTGATTTGGTGGATACTTACAGCTCCATGGAGGATGTCCCAGTTGGATCATGTCCTCCAGAAGATACCTCATACATTGCATTGATTCCTGGACACCTGGAGTGGTGTTCTTCCACTGTGTCTGATAACCAGAAGGAGATGGCAGGGTACCAGTTGACATCGTCCCACACCAGTTCTGACATTTTAGAGGTCCAACTGGACCATCAGTTTACCATCACACCATTGCAAAACCATCAACAGGACTCCTTTCATCCCCAAATTGATGTAAAGGTTAATACAATCACTGATGAGGCAGAGGATAATAATTCCAACCTGGAGGAAGTTTATGGGCCGATCTGTGAAAAGGAAGACAGTGTGGCTAACCAGACCCTAATTGAGGTTCTCACAACATGTGAATCCAGAGTGGAACAGCTTGAGGAGCTTAAATCGTCTTCGATTGAGATGTCTGCTCAG TTGCAATCTGCCCGGGTTCTGGCTGCCAGGCTGCATCAGAAAGTGCTTAACCTGGAACATGAATGTCATCTGAAAGACAAGGAGCTCCATGATCTGACAGTCCACCTTGAGAAGACGAGTGAAGCTCTACAAGCAAGGAATTCAGAAATGGCTGCAGTCACTGAGGAGCTCCACCGACTTCACCTTGAACTGGAAGTGCAGAAGAAAACAGCTGCAACTGACAGGACAGTCAGTGCCAATGGGCAGCTCGGTCCAAACGCACACCAGCGCAATGGCAGCTCCAAAGTGTGCACACTActttaa